A stretch of Geotrypetes seraphini chromosome 2, aGeoSer1.1, whole genome shotgun sequence DNA encodes these proteins:
- the HEBP1 gene encoding heme-binding protein 1: MFGLIRNSLFGRTESCPLQVLRTGVKDDVHYEERVYDAGKYAAVEVTGKPFDEASREAVLQLLKYVGGANQKGASMGMTAPVTITAFPTEDESLQQRVKVFLRIPSQFQEDPPVPTESGIKIEERESMTVYSTQFGGYAKEPDYVAHAAKLRSALGDEATYHTDYYYCNGYDPPMKPYGRRNEVWLVRKDLSA, encoded by the exons ATGTTCGGGCTGATCCGGAACTCTCTGTTCGGGAGGACGGAATCCTGCCCGCTGCAAGTCCTCCGAACCGGGGTCAAG GATGACGTACACTATGAAGAGAGAGTGTATGATGCGGGAAAATATGCGGCAGTGGAGGTGACAGGAAAGCCATTCGATGAGGCCTCACGGGAAGCAGTGCTTCAGTTATTGAAGTACGTCGGAGGAGCCAACCAGAAAG GTGCCAGCATGGGGATGACAGCGCCAGTCACCATCACTGCCTTTCCTACCGAGGATGAGTCCCTGCAGCAAAGGGTAAAGGTTTTCCTACGTATTCCCAGCCAGTTCCAGGAGGACCCACCTGTTCCTACCGAGAGCGGCATCAAGATCGAGGAGAGAGAAAGCATGACTGTGTATTCCAC GCAATTTGGCGGTTATGCCAAAGAACCTGACTATGTGGCTCATGCCGCCAAGCTGCGCTCGGCCTTGGGGGATGAAGCAACATACCACACCGACTACTACTACTGCAACGGCTACGATCCCCCCATGAAACCCTACGGCCGACGCAACGAGGTCTGGTTGGTGAGGAAAGACTTGAGTGCATAA